The DNA sequence AGGTAGTCCTGCTCGAACGCGGCAAGGATGAACGCGGCAAATTCTATTACGGGACACATTTTGGATGCCTCCTCTACTGCGACAAGATGGGCATGCTGATGACGAAGGAGGGGCTCAACATCATCCGCCCGCTGCTTGTCGGCGGAGCAACGAACCTTTTCTGCGGTTGCGCATCGCGCCCGCCTGCATGGCTGAAGGAGAAGTATAAGGTCGACATCGACGACCAGGTCAGCGAGACGATTGAAGAATTGAAGATCGCTCCGCTGCCCGACCACCTGATGGGTTCCGCCTCGAAACGCGTCATGGAAGCCGCCAATGAAATCGGGTATAACTTCGAGCCGCAAGACAAGTTCATGGACCCGGGACGAACTCAATACGACTGCGGCGCCAAGTGCATGCTTGGCTGTCGCTGCGGCGCCAAGTGGTCGGCCGCCGAGTTCGTCGACGATGCCGTAGCCGCCGGCTGCGAACTGATCACGCAAGCGAAAGTGACCGACGTCATGATCGACCACGGACAGGCAATCGGCGTGCGCGGAAAACTCAAGGGGAACCCGTTTGAGATTTTGGCCGACACCGTCGTCATTTCCGCGGGCGGAATCGGCTCTCCGATCATCCTGCAGCACTCCGGCCTGTTTGACGCCGGGAAGGGGATGACCATGGACCCGACCGTCATGGTTTACGGCGTGGCCAACTTCCGCGGCAACTCCTGCGATCCTCCCATGAGCATCTCCTGGTGCGACGACGACAATGGCTACATGCTGAGTACGCTCATCGATCCGTGGCTGCTGTACCCGATGATCATGGCGCTCAAGGGTCCCAAATATCCCCTCACCGCCGTTCATTACCGCAACACGATCGGCATGATGATCAAAGTGAAAGATGAGATCGCCGGCGGCATCACGATGGAAGGCAAAATCAGCAAGCCGATGACCGCGCGCGACCAGGAACGCCTCAATCATGCCTCGATCGTCTGCCGGAAAATCCTGATAAAGGCAGGCTGCGATTCGGATTCCATCTTTGTTTCCCCTCTCCGCGGAACGCATCCGAGCGGCACCGTCCGTATCGGCGATATGCTCGATACGAACCTGAAAACCGAGGTCGAGGGGCTCTACGTGTGCGATGCAAGTACTTTCCCGGAGGCGCTCGACCGGCCGACTGTCCTCACGATCATCGGCCTCGGCAAGCGCCTCTCGGAACATATCCTGAAGAAGAAGTCCCCCACAAAACAAAAGGCGAAACAAGCTTAGTATCTGGCAGAACCGGGAGAAGTTACTCAAGAGCCGCTGGGTGGGCGCTTCGTGTCCCGGTTTGCTTGCGGTGACAGACGCCTTCTCTCCCTCTTGAGAAGATTTTTTCGTTGACGATATCCTATTACTGGAGTACAATCAGAACAAAACCACAACATAAAGCGGTCATCACCTGTCCGCTCCATCTAAAAGAATATTTATGAACCTCGAGCAGGTCCTTGATACTTTGAAAGACTCGCCCCGGTTCATGCAGTGCGTGACCGAATGGCGCGAGATTCCGCCGCGGGAAGCGGTCCTCGAAGATTTCCCGTCGCGGATCGACGACCGCCTGCAAAAAGTCCTGCGTACCCGCGGAATCGAAAAACTGTATTCCCATCAGCGAACCGCGCTCGATCGTCTCGAGGACGGCCAAGACATCGTCATCATAACTCCGACCGCCTCAGGCAAGACACTTTGCTACAATTTGCCGGTGCTCAACACCTTGCTCTCGGATCGCGATGCGCGCGCCCTCTACCTGTTTCCGACGAAGGCGCTCTCACAGGACCAGGTTGCGGAATTGCACGGCCTCATCACGGCGCTCGGCGAGGACATCCGCACCTATACCTACGATGGCGATACTCCGTCTTCGGCTCGCAAGGCGATTCGCCACTCCGGCCATATTGTTGTGACCAATCCCGACATGCTGCATACCGGCATCCTGCCGCACCACACGAAATGGATCAAGCTGTTCGAGAAGCTGCGGTATATCGTCATTGACGAGCTTCATCATTATCGCGGCGTCTTCGGCAGCCACGTCGCCAATGTCTTCCGGCGCCTGCAGCGGCTGTGCGAGTTCTATAACTCATCGCCCCAGTTCATCTGTTGTTCCGCCACGATCGCGAATCCGGAGGAACTGGCCGAAAAGATCATCGGGAAACCGGTCTCGCTCGTCTCTAATAACGGAGCGCCCGCGGGGAAAAAGCATTTTGTTCTGTATAATCCGCCGGTCGTTAACCGCGAGCTCGGCATTCGACGGTCGGTTGTCTCGGAATCCAGCCGGCTGGCGCAAAAATTTCTCGATCGCGACATCCAGACCATTGTCTTCGGGCGCAGCAGGCTTCGGGTCGAAATCCTGGTTACCTATCTGAAGGAAGCCGTTCGCAAAATGCACAAGTCCGACCGCCTCATCCGCGGGTATCGCGGCGGATACTTGCCGAACGAGCGTCGCGAGATCGAGCACGGCCTGCGCGACGGCGAGATCATGGCAGTCGTGAGCACGAACGCGCTCGAGCTGGGGATCGACATCGGAGAGCTCGACGTGAGCGTAATGGCCGGATATCCGGGAACGGTGGCAAGCAGTTGGCAGCAGGCAGGCCGCGCAGGCAGGCGCAACAAGGTCTCCGCCGCCTTCCTGCTGGCGAGCAGCGCGCCAATAGATCAATATCTGATTAACCATACCGACTACTTCTTCGCGCAGCCGCCAGAGAACGGCGTGATCGACCCGAACAACCTGATTATCCTGATGAGCCACATCAAGTGCGCCGCCTTCGAACTGCCGTTCCGCGACGGTGAGAGCTTCGGCGTCGATACGATTGCGGACCTGCTCGCGTACCTCGAGGAACACCGCGTCCTCAGGCACGCCGACGGGCGCTGGTATTATACGGCCGATACGTATCCGGCCGAGGAGGTGAGCCTGCGGAGCGCATCTCCCGAGAATGTTGTCATCATCGATGTGACCAAGAATGCAAGCGTCATTGGCGAGATCGACCTCCAGGCCGCCCCGCTCACCGTATATGAAGGCGCCATCTATATCCATGAGAGCCGCCAGTATGAGATCGAGCGGTTCGATTTCGAACATCAAAAGGCGTACGGCCGACAGGTCGACGTCGATTATTACACCGACGCCGAATCGAAAACGGAGATCAAGGTTCTGGACGTGGCGGCGCATTCCAATCTCGCGCACGGCGCCAAGGCGCACGGCGAGGTCAGCGTCACAACCCTGCCGGTCATGTACAAGAAAATAAAGTTCCACACTCATGAAAACATCGGGTCCGGCCGGATTCACCTGCCCGAACAGGAGATGCACACAACGTCCTACTGGATCGATTTCCGGCCCGACTCCCTCGAGAATGCGGGCCTCACCGAGGGCGACCTCGGCGGCGGACTCAAGGCACTCTCGAACGTGCTGGTCAACGTTGTGCCGATCTACATCATGTGCGACCCGAACGATATCCGTTCCGTGAGCATGGTGCGCTGCCCCTTCAGCCAGTTGCCGACCATCTTCATTTACGATAACTATCCGGGCGGCGTCGGCTACAGCCAGAAAATCTTTCGGATGCACGATATGCTCCTCGAAATCGCGCGCGAGCTGCTCACCGGCTGCGCCTGCGAAAGCGGGTGCCCCTCCTGCGCGGGCCCCGCGCTCGAAATCGGGGAAACGGGAAAAAAGAGCGCTCTGAAGCTGCTGGACATATTAATGGCGGAAGCGGCTCTATGAATCTGCGGGACAAGCTCGACAGGTACACCAGGCCGGCGAAACCGGAAACCATTCCGGCTCCTGCCTCTTCCCTCTCTTCTTCCTCTCTATGCGAGCACTCTGTCCATACCTTTCCGGCCGACTACCGGCACGGGACCTACAACTTTCAGCCAACACAAAAAGATTTTCCGCACGCGCTCGAATTCCTGTTTCCAAATCTTGGGAACTTGCCTCTTTCTTTCGATCAAATTGCATTTTTCGATACGGAAACGACAGGCCTGTCCGGCGGCATCGGCGTTTGCGCGTTCCTTGTCGGCATCGCCTATCTCTCGCCGAATGGATTCGTTGTCGAACAATATCTGTTGAACGATTTCCCGTCTGAATGCGACCTGCTTCAGAAAGTCTGCGCGAAATTGGACCAGTTTCGATATCTCGCCAGCTTTAACGGTCGTTCGTTTGACGTGCCCGTCATCGAGGGAAGGTTTGTCTTAAATGGCGTCCCTCAAACGATTTCCAAAAAACTGCACCTCGATATGCTCCATCCCGCGCGTCGCCTCTGGAAACACCGCCTGAAAGATTGTTCGCTAAAAACCGTCGAGGCCGATATCCTTAAGTTCCAACGTCTTAATGATATCGACGGATGGATGATACCCCAGGCATTTTTTTCCTATCTCAGATCGGCAGATAGAAACGTTATGGAACGAATTTTGCTCCATAACCGGTTGGACCTGCTGACGCTGGCTTGCATTACGCATTTGATATTGAAAGCCGTCGAGAATCCGCGCGAGGCGGATTTCGAGCACGGCGAGGATTGGTACGGGCTTGGCACGCTCTTCGAGCGCAGGCGCCAGGTCGAACTGGCTGCATCCTGTTTCGAGCGGGCGCTGGAGGCGGGTTTGCCCGACCCGCTGGGCCGAAACTGCCGCAAGCTGCTCTCGCTCACGCACAAGAGAGCCGGGAATTGGGACGGCGCCGTAAGGCTATGGAAGGAGGACTTGAGCAAATCTGGAGCTTCGGCGATATTCGAACTGGAGGAACTGGCAAAGTATTACGAACATCGGCGGCGTGATTTTGCCTCAGCATGCGAGGCCTGCCGACGCGCGATCACAGCGCTTGAAATCAGAGAGGCGACATCGGGCGCGGGCGCGGCCGCTCTGATTTTCCAGTTCGAACAGAGGTTACAAAGGTTAAGGCGTAAAATGCAGAGAGAGAAGGTATGCGAAAAACAGGAATCAATGTCTTCATACTTTTCTTCTTACTCATTCTGACTGCTTCATCCGGCATCGCCGCAGAAACATCCTCATTTGAAACTCTGGCGGCCCGAATAGATTCCATCCTGGGCGAAGTCGCCGAAAATTGCACAATAGCGGTCAAAGTTGTATCGCTCGATTCCGGCGAAACCGTATACGAGCGAAACGCCCGGCGCCTCATGGTGCCGGCCTCGAATACAAAACTCTTTACCACCGCCGCCGCGTTGAATTACCTCGGGCCCGATTTCACGGTGAATACATCATTCTATTTGAGGGGCGACATTGACGAACGAGGGAACCTGGACGGCGACCTCATCATCTACGGGCGCGGCGACCCGAACATCTCAGGCAGATTCACCGAGCATCCGACCGAGATCTTCGATCAGGTGGTCGACGACCTGAAGTCGCTCGGCCTGCGAGAGATCAAGGGCGACATCATCGGCGACGACAGTTATTTCGATTCCTGCTACTACGGGCCCTGGCCGGCCGCCGATTCTCAGAAGTGGTATGCGGCCCGCGTGAGTGCGCTTTCTTTCAACGACAACTGCATTGATATCTGCGTTGTTCCGGGGAATGCGCCAGGCCAAAAGCCCAGGATCAAGGAATCGCCCGAGAGCAGCTACGCCCGCATCATAAATCAGGCAAACACCACGAGCCGCCGCAACAACTCCGTGTGGGCGGCGTCGGGCGGCGGAAGTTCCGACGTTCAATTACGCGGCAGAATCTGGATGGGAAAGAAAGAGGAATTGCTGAATGTTCCCGTCGAGACGCCCGCGCTTTTTACCGCCACCGTCTTCAAGGAGAGTCTGCAGAGAAAAGGCATCAAGGTTCATGGGCGCGCGCGCGAGTTGGAGGAAGAACTCGGTTCGGCGGTCCCGCCGGGACTTGATCCCATTATCAATTGGCGCTCGCTTCCGTTTTCCGAAATGATCAAGGTGGTCAACAAGCGCAGTCAGAACCTGCACGCCGAACTGCTGCTCAAGCAGATCGGGCTCCGCACCGGGCGAGGCGCCTCGTTTGAAGGCGGCACGCGCGCAATTCACGAGTTCACCCAAA is a window from the Candidatus Abyssobacteria bacterium SURF_5 genome containing:
- a CDS encoding GMC family oxidoreductase, whose amino-acid sequence is MTTTFRRKEADVVVIGSGPGGATVARQLARAGKKVVLLERGKDERGKFYYGTHFGCLLYCDKMGMLMTKEGLNIIRPLLVGGATNLFCGCASRPPAWLKEKYKVDIDDQVSETIEELKIAPLPDHLMGSASKRVMEAANEIGYNFEPQDKFMDPGRTQYDCGAKCMLGCRCGAKWSAAEFVDDAVAAGCELITQAKVTDVMIDHGQAIGVRGKLKGNPFEILADTVVISAGGIGSPIILQHSGLFDAGKGMTMDPTVMVYGVANFRGNSCDPPMSISWCDDDNGYMLSTLIDPWLLYPMIMALKGPKYPLTAVHYRNTIGMMIKVKDEIAGGITMEGKISKPMTARDQERLNHASIVCRKILIKAGCDSDSIFVSPLRGTHPSGTVRIGDMLDTNLKTEVEGLYVCDASTFPEALDRPTVLTIIGLGKRLSEHILKKKSPTKQKAKQA
- a CDS encoding DEAD/DEAH box helicase; amino-acid sequence: MNLEQVLDTLKDSPRFMQCVTEWREIPPREAVLEDFPSRIDDRLQKVLRTRGIEKLYSHQRTALDRLEDGQDIVIITPTASGKTLCYNLPVLNTLLSDRDARALYLFPTKALSQDQVAELHGLITALGEDIRTYTYDGDTPSSARKAIRHSGHIVVTNPDMLHTGILPHHTKWIKLFEKLRYIVIDELHHYRGVFGSHVANVFRRLQRLCEFYNSSPQFICCSATIANPEELAEKIIGKPVSLVSNNGAPAGKKHFVLYNPPVVNRELGIRRSVVSESSRLAQKFLDRDIQTIVFGRSRLRVEILVTYLKEAVRKMHKSDRLIRGYRGGYLPNERREIEHGLRDGEIMAVVSTNALELGIDIGELDVSVMAGYPGTVASSWQQAGRAGRRNKVSAAFLLASSAPIDQYLINHTDYFFAQPPENGVIDPNNLIILMSHIKCAAFELPFRDGESFGVDTIADLLAYLEEHRVLRHADGRWYYTADTYPAEEVSLRSASPENVVIIDVTKNASVIGEIDLQAAPLTVYEGAIYIHESRQYEIERFDFEHQKAYGRQVDVDYYTDAESKTEIKVLDVAAHSNLAHGAKAHGEVSVTTLPVMYKKIKFHTHENIGSGRIHLPEQEMHTTSYWIDFRPDSLENAGLTEGDLGGGLKALSNVLVNVVPIYIMCDPNDIRSVSMVRCPFSQLPTIFIYDNYPGGVGYSQKIFRMHDMLLEIARELLTGCACESGCPSCAGPALEIGETGKKSALKLLDILMAEAAL
- the dacB gene encoding D-alanyl-D-alanine carboxypeptidase/D-alanyl-D-alanine-endopeptidase, which produces MRKTGINVFILFFLLILTASSGIAAETSSFETLAARIDSILGEVAENCTIAVKVVSLDSGETVYERNARRLMVPASNTKLFTTAAALNYLGPDFTVNTSFYLRGDIDERGNLDGDLIIYGRGDPNISGRFTEHPTEIFDQVVDDLKSLGLREIKGDIIGDDSYFDSCYYGPWPAADSQKWYAARVSALSFNDNCIDICVVPGNAPGQKPRIKESPESSYARIINQANTTSRRNNSVWAASGGGSSDVQLRGRIWMGKKEELLNVPVETPALFTATVFKESLQRKGIKVHGRARELEEELGSAVPPGLDPIINWRSLPFSEMIKVVNKRSQNLHAELLLKQIGLRTGRGASFEGGTRAIHEFTQKIGLPVEDIDLHDGSGLCRTNQVTVHSVTGLLEYMDKSPWRSVYRESLATVGSDESLQSMVTMVPPGRVMGKTGSLKGVFAFSGYADGETENFAFSIVANGLKNGSYSLKRARDRICRELVRY